Proteins encoded together in one Pseudomonas sp. Seg1 window:
- a CDS encoding response regulator, with amino-acid sequence MKRDMRLLIVDDNVATRYALRKRLERHGYEVLEAGTGTDGLALIEREPLDALILDVNLPDMSGFDIVRILRADTRTALLPVIHVSAASIQTGDIITGLNAGADAYLIHPVDPDVLLATLRTLLRVRDTENALRESEARFREIFANVSAPIAVLDANLKVHECNHAFNQLILDNQGSQTLSECFADEQGAILNELRLRLVDGERWKGTLNMRVQGEIRETEWQISPYRTPQLSLVFVEDVTEHRHRERSHLARLDDTTTQLARAESQLLQVQKMDALGKLTGGIAHDFNNLLTGIITSLELIQKRIADDRPDKVKLYAEAALNSAMSAAALTHRLLAFARQQPLDTRPVDINEHVRSLEELLVRTIGERIALKLELTNKPAIALVDPSQLESAMLNLVINARDALPQGGNIWVSTYAAYSHGDPNLADGAYVALSVRDDGTGIDHNVIDKVFDPFFTTKPLGQGTGLGLSTIYGFARQSGGDAHIRSVARRGTEVTIMLPATSDPTGVDIPAVTVNPQGTGEHVLIVEDMPSVRMFVTEVLEDAGYRCTQAADIETALERLQNDPSINLLLSDVGLPRMSGRELADIARGWREGLPILFMTGYTETAINRQVFLGEGMELLIKPFQISELLDKVRRTIDGA; translated from the coding sequence ATGAAACGTGACATGCGCCTGTTGATCGTCGATGACAACGTCGCCACCCGCTACGCCTTGCGCAAGCGTCTGGAACGCCACGGCTATGAGGTGCTGGAGGCTGGCACCGGTACCGACGGCCTGGCGTTGATCGAGCGCGAACCGCTCGATGCGCTGATTCTCGACGTCAACCTGCCGGACATGAGCGGCTTCGACATTGTCCGTATCCTGCGGGCCGACACGCGCACCGCGTTGCTGCCGGTAATCCATGTCTCGGCCGCGTCGATCCAGACCGGCGACATCATCACCGGCCTCAACGCCGGGGCCGATGCCTACCTGATTCATCCGGTCGACCCGGACGTGCTGCTGGCGACCTTGCGCACGCTGCTGCGGGTGCGCGACACGGAAAATGCCCTGCGCGAAAGCGAGGCGCGGTTTCGCGAGATTTTCGCCAATGTTTCCGCGCCGATTGCGGTGCTCGACGCCAATCTCAAGGTGCATGAGTGCAACCACGCATTCAACCAACTGATTCTGGATAACCAGGGTTCACAAACCCTGAGCGAATGTTTTGCCGACGAACAAGGCGCCATTCTCAATGAACTGCGTTTGCGCCTGGTTGATGGCGAGCGCTGGAAAGGCACGCTGAACATGCGCGTGCAGGGTGAAATTCGCGAAACCGAGTGGCAGATTTCGCCATATCGCACGCCACAACTGAGCCTGGTGTTCGTCGAGGACGTCACCGAACACCGCCATCGCGAACGTTCGCATCTGGCCCGGCTGGACGACACCACCACGCAACTGGCGCGTGCCGAATCGCAGCTGCTGCAAGTGCAGAAAATGGATGCGCTGGGCAAGCTCACCGGCGGCATCGCCCACGACTTCAACAACCTGCTGACCGGCATCATCACCAGCCTTGAGTTGATCCAGAAACGCATCGCCGATGACCGACCGGACAAGGTCAAGCTGTACGCTGAGGCGGCGCTGAATTCAGCGATGAGCGCGGCCGCCCTCACCCATCGTCTGCTGGCGTTCGCTCGCCAGCAACCGCTGGACACGCGGCCAGTGGATATCAACGAACACGTGCGTTCACTTGAAGAACTGTTGGTGCGCACCATCGGTGAACGGATTGCCCTCAAGCTTGAGCTGACCAACAAACCGGCAATTGCCCTGGTCGATCCGAGTCAGTTGGAAAGCGCAATGCTGAACCTGGTGATCAATGCCCGCGACGCGCTGCCTCAGGGCGGCAACATCTGGGTCAGCACTTACGCGGCGTATTCCCACGGCGATCCGAATCTGGCCGATGGCGCCTATGTGGCGTTGTCGGTGCGCGATGACGGCACCGGCATTGACCACAACGTGATCGACAAGGTGTTCGATCCGTTCTTCACCACCAAACCCCTGGGTCAGGGCACCGGATTGGGGTTGTCGACGATTTATGGTTTTGCCCGGCAGTCCGGCGGCGACGCGCACATCCGCAGCGTGGCCCGACGCGGCACCGAAGTGACGATCATGCTGCCGGCCACCAGCGATCCGACCGGAGTCGATATTCCAGCGGTGACGGTCAATCCGCAAGGCACCGGCGAGCACGTGTTGATTGTCGAAGACATGCCGTCGGTGCGCATGTTCGTCACTGAAGTGCTGGAGGATGCCGGCTATCGCTGCACCCAGGCGGCTGACATCGAAACCGCGCTGGAGCGTCTGCAAAATGACCCGTCGATCAACCTGCTGCTGAGCGACGTCGGCTTGCCGCGCATGAGCGGCCGCGAACTGGCAGACATTGCCCGGGGCTGGCGCGAGGGATTGCCGATCCTGTTCATGACCGGCTACACCGAAACGGCGATCAATCGCCAGGTATTCCTCGGCGAGGGCATGGAGCTGCTGATCAAACCGTTCCAGATCAGCGAACTGCTCGACAAGGTTCGCCGCACGATCGACGGCGCCTGA
- a CDS encoding STAS domain-containing protein, whose product MERIPILQMGDFLLVTIQVDMHDQLALTLQDDLSERISKTSARGVLIDISALDMVDSFIGRMISTISGLSKIMDAETMLVGMQPAVAITLVELGLTLPGVSTALNVERGMKLLRERVLAQ is encoded by the coding sequence ATGGAACGTATTCCGATTCTTCAAATGGGCGACTTCCTGCTGGTGACCATCCAGGTCGACATGCATGACCAACTCGCCCTGACCCTGCAGGACGATCTGTCCGAACGCATCAGCAAAACCTCGGCGCGCGGGGTGTTGATCGACATCTCGGCGCTGGACATGGTCGATTCGTTCATTGGCCGGATGATCAGTACGATCTCCGGGCTGTCGAAAATCATGGACGCCGAAACCATGCTGGTCGGCATGCAACCGGCGGTAGCGATCACCCTGGTCGAACTCGGCCTGACCCTGCCCGGCGTCAGCACGGCGCTGAACGTCGAGCGGGGGATGAAACTGCTGCGAGAACGAGTACTTGCGCAATGA
- a CDS encoding anti-sigma regulatory factor: MIVRSSGTQPIHIEQDVVLARQTARKLATECGMRLIDLTKMVTAVSELARNTMVYGGGGDMDWQILDDDHKVGLRLTFRDEGPGIADIKLAMTDGWTSGSGMGLGLTGAKRLVEEFELDTEPGKGTRITITRWT; this comes from the coding sequence ATGATCGTGCGCAGCAGCGGAACTCAACCCATCCATATCGAGCAGGACGTGGTGCTGGCGCGCCAGACTGCACGCAAACTGGCGACCGAGTGCGGCATGCGCCTGATCGACCTGACCAAAATGGTCACGGCGGTCAGTGAACTGGCGCGCAACACCATGGTTTACGGTGGCGGCGGCGACATGGACTGGCAGATCCTCGATGACGATCACAAGGTCGGTTTGCGCCTGACCTTTCGCGACGAGGGTCCGGGCATTGCCGACATCAAACTGGCCATGACCGATGGCTGGACCTCCGGCAGCGGCATGGGCCTGGGCCTGACCGGCGCCAAACGCCTGGTCGAAGAGTTCGAACTGGACACCGAGCCTGGTAAAGGCACTCGCATAACGATTACCCGATGGACATGA
- a CDS encoding ATP-binding protein → MAESLNLSNAEQAALIAQLQSETAALREELDETNQGVLALYAELDTQAEELRQASDLKSRFLSYMSHEFRTPLGSILSVNSLLADELDGPLSPEQHKQVAFVSSAARELSDMVDDLLDLAKIEAGRISISPAWFDMFDLFSALRGMFRPIVDATAVDLIFEEPVGLPRLYTDDKKLAQILRNFISNSLKFTTRGEVRVSARLEGADKVRFAVSDTGIGIAAELHGALFEDFSQVDSPLQKRLRGTGLGLSLCKRFAALLGGEVGMDSAPGVGSTFFVIIPLAIAQENVDET, encoded by the coding sequence ATGGCTGAGTCGCTCAACTTGAGCAATGCCGAACAGGCCGCGCTGATCGCGCAACTGCAAAGCGAAACGGCGGCCCTGCGTGAAGAACTCGACGAAACCAACCAGGGCGTGCTGGCGCTGTACGCCGAACTCGACACTCAGGCCGAAGAACTGCGTCAGGCCTCGGATCTGAAAAGCCGCTTTCTGTCGTACATGAGCCACGAATTTCGCACCCCGCTGGGTTCGATCCTCAGCGTCAACAGCTTGCTGGCCGACGAGCTGGACGGGCCGCTGAGCCCCGAACAGCACAAACAGGTGGCGTTCGTCAGCAGCGCTGCCCGTGAACTCAGCGACATGGTCGATGACTTGCTCGATCTGGCGAAAATCGAAGCCGGGCGCATCAGCATCTCCCCTGCGTGGTTCGACATGTTTGACCTGTTCTCCGCCCTGCGGGGAATGTTCCGGCCGATTGTCGATGCGACGGCAGTGGACCTGATCTTTGAAGAACCGGTCGGCCTGCCGCGCCTGTACACCGACGACAAGAAACTCGCGCAGATCCTGCGCAATTTCATTTCCAACTCGCTGAAGTTCACCACCCGTGGCGAAGTGCGGGTCTCGGCGCGGCTTGAAGGTGCAGATAAGGTGCGCTTTGCCGTCAGCGACACTGGAATAGGTATCGCCGCCGAGTTGCATGGCGCATTGTTCGAGGACTTTTCCCAGGTCGACTCGCCGTTGCAGAAACGCCTGCGCGGCACCGGTCTGGGCCTGTCGTTGTGCAAACGCTTCGCCGCCCTGTTGGGTGGCGAGGTCGGCATGGACAGCGCACCGGGGGTCGGTTCGACCTTTTTCGTGATCATTCCGTTGGCGATCGCTCAGGAGAACGTCGATGAAACGTGA
- a CDS encoding STAS domain-containing protein, translating into MAALQNSTLDAMKNKQAQLLGEWINSLESSGGTRNLKGQDLQQQTSEFLQLVVSGLESDNGTNINAPGWDATRQFLEKLSHSRALLGQDSQQTASFIFSLKGPLFALLQNHYKEQPALLAEQLWEVSELLDAFGLHTIRTFQKSREAVIKRQQEELLELSTPVVKLWDGVLALPMIGTLDSQRTQVVMESLLQRIVDTGSEIAIIDITGVPTVDTLVAQHLLKTVTAIRLMGADCIISGVRPQIAQTIVHLGLDLQGVVTKANLADALKLALTRLGVSLVKTG; encoded by the coding sequence ATGGCAGCACTGCAGAACAGCACACTCGATGCGATGAAAAACAAACAGGCACAGCTGCTGGGCGAATGGATCAATAGCCTGGAATCCAGCGGCGGCACGCGCAATCTGAAAGGTCAGGACCTGCAGCAACAGACCAGCGAATTCCTGCAATTGGTGGTCAGCGGTCTTGAGAGCGACAACGGCACCAACATCAATGCGCCGGGCTGGGACGCCACTCGGCAGTTCCTCGAAAAGCTTTCGCATAGCCGCGCCCTGCTCGGTCAGGATTCGCAACAGACCGCCAGTTTCATTTTCTCGCTCAAGGGACCGCTGTTTGCCCTGCTGCAGAATCACTACAAAGAACAACCGGCCCTGCTCGCCGAACAGCTGTGGGAAGTCTCCGAGCTGCTCGACGCGTTCGGCCTGCACACCATCCGCACCTTCCAGAAATCCCGTGAAGCGGTGATCAAGCGTCAGCAGGAAGAACTGCTGGAGCTGTCCACCCCCGTGGTCAAGCTGTGGGACGGCGTGCTGGCCCTGCCGATGATCGGCACCCTTGATTCGCAACGCACTCAGGTGGTGATGGAATCGCTGCTGCAACGCATCGTCGACACCGGTTCGGAAATCGCCATCATCGACATCACCGGCGTGCCGACCGTCGACACCCTGGTCGCCCAGCATCTGCTGAAAACCGTGACGGCGATCCGCCTGATGGGGGCCGATTGCATCATAAGTGGCGTGCGCCCGCAGATCGCGCAAACCATCGTTCACCTCGGCCTCGACCTGCAAGGTGTGGTCACCAAGGCCAATCTGGCCGACGCGCTGAAACTGGCCCTGACCCGCCTGGGTGTCAGCCTCGTCAAGACGGGTTAA
- a CDS encoding ATP-binding protein, with translation MNISGSLTQVLLIEDNSQIGHARRSAQHLAEQHGFGESDAGRVALIATELASNLLKHAGHGELHLRLLPRQGDAGIELIAVDRAKGFDLQACLADGFSTGGTQGIGLGAVSRQADVFDVYADHRGAVLLARLYPRSDRQADLLYGVSQHSLHNDPACGDVWHLAYHGDDISALIVDGLGHGEDAERAGRAGEQAFVDAPFSSPVVLMEDMHREMIGTRGGAVAFAQFRADRASLTFAGVGNIGASLIAADKSRGLASHPGIVGGQYRKAQPFDYAHVNGHLLIMYSDGLQSRWNLQDYPGLVHRHPAVIASVLHRDFCRGRDDVTVLVVALEAAHG, from the coding sequence ATGAACATCAGCGGGTCACTGACCCAGGTATTACTGATCGAAGACAACAGCCAGATCGGCCATGCCCGCCGTAGCGCACAACACCTCGCCGAACAACATGGTTTTGGTGAAAGCGATGCGGGGCGCGTGGCACTCATAGCCACCGAGCTTGCGAGCAACCTGCTCAAGCATGCCGGTCACGGCGAACTGCACCTGCGGTTGTTGCCGCGACAGGGCGACGCCGGTATCGAGTTGATCGCGGTAGACCGAGCCAAGGGTTTCGATCTGCAGGCGTGTCTGGCCGACGGTTTTTCCACTGGCGGCACTCAGGGCATTGGCCTGGGTGCGGTGTCACGCCAGGCCGACGTGTTTGACGTGTATGCCGACCATCGCGGCGCCGTGCTTCTCGCCCGGTTGTATCCGCGCAGCGACCGCCAGGCGGATCTGCTGTACGGCGTCAGCCAGCACTCACTGCATAATGATCCAGCCTGCGGCGATGTCTGGCATCTGGCGTATCACGGTGACGACATCAGTGCACTGATCGTTGACGGTCTCGGTCACGGCGAGGACGCCGAGCGTGCCGGTCGGGCCGGAGAGCAAGCCTTCGTTGACGCGCCGTTCAGCTCCCCTGTGGTGCTGATGGAAGATATGCACCGCGAGATGATCGGCACCCGTGGCGGCGCCGTGGCGTTTGCACAGTTTCGCGCCGACCGCGCCAGCCTGACGTTTGCCGGGGTCGGCAACATCGGCGCCAGTCTGATTGCCGCTGACAAATCGCGCGGCCTGGCCTCACATCCCGGCATCGTTGGCGGCCAATACCGAAAAGCCCAGCCCTTTGACTATGCTCACGTGAACGGACATTTATTGATCATGTACAGCGACGGCTTGCAGTCCCGTTGGAATCTTCAAGACTACCCCGGTCTGGTGCACCGCCATCCCGCCGTGATAGCCAGCGTCCTGCACCGCGATTTCTGTCGCGGGCGCGACGATGTAACGGTACTGGTCGTTGCCCTGGAGGCCGCCCATGGCTGA